One genomic window of Candidatus Micrarchaeota archaeon includes the following:
- a CDS encoding TIGR00296 family protein — protein sequence MVSDETGRYLVRLSRRAVEQYLSHGTRIVPDKDEDELNELRGVFVTIRTYPDNELRGCIGYPRPYKPLARAVVDNAIAAAVEDPRFPPMKQEELDSVTFEVTVLTVPELIKVGDPSEYPKHVKIGKDGLIIEYGLASGLLLPQVPVEYNWTPKEFLENLCMKAGLPRNMWLSANVRIYKFQGEIFEEKEPNGEIVRKRLFI from the coding sequence ATGGTCAGCGATGAAACCGGCAGATATCTGGTAAGATTGAGCAGACGCGCTGTAGAACAATACCTGAGTCACGGGACCAGAATCGTTCCGGATAAAGATGAAGACGAACTCAACGAGTTACGGGGTGTGTTCGTCACCATACGCACCTATCCCGATAACGAACTACGCGGCTGCATAGGTTATCCGAGACCTTACAAACCTTTAGCCCGGGCAGTGGTTGATAACGCTATTGCCGCGGCGGTCGAGGACCCACGGTTCCCGCCCATGAAACAGGAGGAGTTGGACAGTGTTACTTTTGAGGTTACTGTACTGACGGTTCCGGAATTGATAAAGGTCGGCGACCCTTCCGAGTATCCGAAACATGTCAAGATAGGTAAGGATGGGTTGATCATTGAATACGGGTTGGCTTCTGGTCTGCTGTTGCCTCAGGTCCCTGTAGAGTACAACTGGACACCTAAGGAATTTTTAGAAAACCTGTGCATGAAAGCAGGATTACCGAGAAACATGTGGCTCAGCGCTAACGTACGGATCTACAAGTTCCAAGGGGAGATATTCGAAGAGAAGGAGCCTAATGGTGAGATAGTGAGAAAAAGACTTTTTATATAG
- a CDS encoding MFS transporter, protein LSSMSKGKVSGRNRFGRNVIYLGLTSMVNDISSEMISPVLPIFLMNLGASSIVIGLVSGSRKFFASALELVSGYAVDRLGKRKPFIYAGYLTSSLSKFLLAFSRTWPVALVLTSLDRVGKGVRTPARDAIVAESMPRAHGKGFGIHRALDTFGAVIGSTLALILIWQFSLSPGTILLIAGAISLFSLIPLLRVKEPVPHKFRKKDNHPVSKRFKLFVIVSFVFALANFSYMFFLLGVKDMFGSEVLSTAYYVLFNVVYALLAKPMGELSDRYGRKRVLVFGYSVFGLSCLTFILAFVTVNNVFFLIIPFVLYGVANAVVNANQRAFVSDLTDQKTRGAAFGIYHGVTSITALPSGLIAGQLWSINPIYTFVWGAAFSSLAALLLFKV, encoded by the coding sequence TTATCTTCTATGTCAAAGGGAAAGGTGTCCGGAAGAAATCGGTTCGGCAGGAACGTTATCTATCTGGGTCTAACAAGCATGGTCAACGATATAAGTAGTGAGATGATCAGTCCCGTGTTACCTATCTTTCTTATGAATCTGGGTGCATCCAGCATAGTGATCGGTCTGGTTTCTGGGTCTCGTAAATTCTTTGCAAGCGCTTTGGAACTCGTCTCCGGGTATGCGGTAGATCGGTTGGGTAAACGTAAACCGTTTATCTATGCCGGTTACCTTACTTCTTCGTTGTCAAAGTTCTTGCTTGCGTTCTCCAGGACCTGGCCGGTAGCCCTTGTTCTTACGTCCTTGGACAGAGTAGGTAAAGGTGTCAGGACACCTGCCCGTGATGCAATAGTTGCAGAATCGATGCCTAGAGCCCACGGTAAAGGGTTCGGTATCCATAGGGCATTGGACACGTTCGGTGCGGTGATAGGGTCAACGTTAGCCCTTATCCTAATCTGGCAGTTCTCACTGTCTCCGGGTACGATACTTTTGATAGCCGGAGCCATCTCTTTATTTTCTTTGATCCCTCTGTTACGTGTTAAAGAGCCAGTACCTCACAAGTTTAGGAAGAAGGACAATCATCCTGTATCGAAAAGGTTCAAACTCTTCGTTATTGTATCCTTTGTTTTTGCGCTTGCCAATTTCAGTTACATGTTCTTTCTTTTGGGTGTGAAAGATATGTTCGGGTCAGAGGTCCTCTCTACCGCTTACTACGTGCTCTTCAATGTCGTGTATGCGCTTCTCGCTAAACCGATGGGTGAACTGTCCGACAGGTACGGTAGAAAACGTGTCCTTGTCTTTGGTTACTCGGTGTTCGGGTTGAGTTGTTTAACCTTTATCCTGGCATTCGTCACAGTCAACAACGTATTTTTCCTGATAATACCGTTTGTTCTTTACGGCGTCGCTAACGCGGTCGTGAACGCGAACCAACGAGCCTTTGTATCCGATTTGACGGACCAGAAAACACGCGGTGCAGCGTTCGGTATATACCACGGTGTGACAAGTATCACAGCATTACCTTCCGGTTTGATAGCCGGTCAGCTCTGGAGTATAAACCCTATCTATACGTTTGTATGGGGTGCTGCATTTTCCTCGTTAGCAGCCCTGCTTCTATTCAAGGTTTAA